The genome window TGGGGCCGTCGAAGGCGCCTGCCGCGTGCCTTCTCAACTGCTCCGCCGCGCATTCGGCCGGGTAATGCGTCAGGGCCAATGCCCGCACGCCGGCCGCGGTAGCGATCTCACCCGCTTCACGAGCGCAAAGATGTCCGCGTGGCGCGTCCTCGACGCCGGTGCCGAGCGTCGCTTCGCATAAAAAAAGATCGACGTCGCGCGCTAGACCTACGAGTTCGTCGCACGGGGCGCTGTCGCCGGAATACGTCAGCGTCGCACCGCGCGATTCCGCTCGGACGGCGAACGCATCGATGTAATGACGAACTCGCGCAAATCGCAAACCGATCTCGCCCACCGTAAGCGACGTCGATTCGCCGTATTCGCGGATGTCGAACCCAGCCAAGAATTCGCTTCGCCCCTCGCGTGCGAAGGCCACGCAAACCCGCTGCAAGACGTCGCTTCCGCCGGGCGGCAGCCAGAGTGGGAGTGGGGCCGATCGCAGCGACGGCCCATACGTCAATCCGTAGCGCAACGGAATAACGTCGAGGAAATGATCGGCGTG of Candidatus Tumulicola sp. contains these proteins:
- a CDS encoding MBL fold metallo-hydrolase, giving the protein MTGGLRLRVLGSSPSVPRPGRACSSYLLRAAATSIVLDAGSGAISALRTAMDYAALDAVVITHMHADHFLDVIPLRYGLTYGPSLRSAPLPLWLPPGGSDVLQRVCVAFAREGRSEFLAGFDIREYGESTSLTVGEIGLRFARVRHYIDAFAVRAESRGATLTYSGDSAPCDELVGLARDVDLFLCEATLGTGVEDAPRGHLCAREAGEIATAAGVRALALTHYPAECAAEQLRRHAAGAFDGPITIVDDGFEVALGGVGLL